The region GGCAGGACCTGGGAGATGGTCGCCGTCGAGAGCCCGGCCGCCAGCAGCGCGCGGATGCGCCGCACCACTGCCACATCGGACGCGCGGTATGCGCGATAGCCGCTGGGCAGCCGCTCGGGCTGGAGGAGGCCCTGCTGTTCGTAGTAGCGCAGCAGCCGCTCGCTCACCCCGGTACGGCGGGACAGCTCGCCGATCCGCATGGGCCCTCCTCCGCACGCCCTCACTCCCGGAACTCTCTTCAGGCCCCGAAACTCTCCAACGGATGTCAGGGTTTACGGCTTCGGGCGCACGCCGTCGCACAGGACGCGATCGGTGAGGCGCTGCAGGGCCGCCTCGGCCCGGAGCAACTGCTCGTCGTCGGCGGTCTTGCCGCTGGAGCTGATGGTCACCGAGCGCCGCCCGCCCTCGGTGAAGCCGGTCCGCACCGTGGCCCCTTCGAGGTCGCCGCCGTGGCCCCAGCGGTAGCCGCCGCAACTGAGCGGCTGCCGCATCATCCCGAGCCCGTACTGGGCATGCGGGAAGGCCACCTCGAAGTCCGGTCCGACGGGGACGGTCCGGCGCATCTCGGCGAGCTGCGCCGGGGGCAGCAGACGGCCGCCCAGCAGCGCGGTGAAGAACCGGTCCAGATCGCGGTCGGTGGTGATGAGCGAACCGGCCGCACCGCCCCAGGAGACGTTCCGGAGCGTGGTGTCCGTCCAGGTGTCGGAGCCGGGGAAGCGCTGATACGTATGCGCGTACGGGGCCTTCAGCCGCGGATCGTCCCCGGGCTCATAGGTGCCGGTCAGGCCCAGCGGGCGGATGATGCGCTCGCGGACCTCCTCCGGCCATGCGCGCCCGGTGACCTTCTGGATGATCATTCCGGCGAGGACATAGCCGGGGTTGGAGTAGTTCCAGTCGGGCTTTTGGTCATCGGCCGGGGCGGGCGGGAAGTCGGGCCGGTGCTTCATCGCCCCCGCGACCACCTGCTCGGGGGAGACATGGTCGAACCGGGTCCGATCGAAGTCCGCCGCCGAGTCGCCGGTGTCGTCGCTGTAGGCGTAGTTGTGGATGCCGCTGGTGTGCTGGAGCAGATTCCTGACGGTGATCCGGCGGCCGTCGTTGCCGTTACCGCTCACCACACCCGGCAGCCACGTGTCCACCGGATCGCTCAGCGAGAGCCGCCCCTCGGCGACCAGTTGGAGGACGACGGTGGCCACGAAGGACTTGGTGACGCTCGCGGCCCGGTAGTGCGCCCCGTACGGCATGGGACGGCCGGTGTTCAGCTCCGCCTCGCCCGCGCGGGCGTGGATCCGGCGGTGGCCGTCGCGCACCTCCACGGTCAGGCCGATGAAACCGGCGTCCTCAAGGGTCCGGGCCACCTCGCGACGCAGCTCGTCCTCGCTGAGCCGGTGGTCGGAAGAGTCGGAGCCGGGCGCTGTGGGCGCTTGGGGCGCCGTGGGGGCTCCGGGGGCGGAGGTGGTGGCGGCGGCCGGGACCGCGGCCGCACCACCGAGGAGGGCGACGGTGACGGCGGCGGCCATGACGAGGCGTAAACGAGGGCGCTTCGTGGGTGCGTTCATGTCTCAACAGCTTCCGGGTGCGGCGCCGCCCCGGCCATGCGGCAAGCCCCCGCGTAAGAGTGGGGGCAGCCCCATGGCCGGAGCCCCATGGCCGGAGCCCCGTGGCCCGGAGCCCCGTGGCCCGGAGCCTCACGGCCGGAGCTCCATGGCCGGGCTGCTCCGGCCGATCGATCGCTCGGCGCGGTCAGGCGCTCGGGGCCGGTCCGATCGCTCGGGGCGGTCAGGCCGACGAGCCGCTGTCCACCACCAGATCCGTGCCGACCACGGAGCCCGCCGCCGGTGAGGCGAGGTAGAGCACGGCCGCCGCGATCTCCTCCGCCTCCGCTATCCGGCCCAGCGGATTCTCGGTCTTCATCCGCTCGGCGCGGTCGGCCTCGGTCTCCCCGGGCCGCAGCGACATGGGGGCGTCGGAGGCGCCGGGGCTGACCGCGTTGATCCGGATTCCCTGGTGGATGTGGTCCAGCGCGGCGGCCCGGGTCAGCGTGGCGACCGCCGCCTTGGAGGTGCTGTACGCGCCGAGGCCCGGGACCCGGAGGTGGGCGCCGAGGTTGGAGGAGACATTGACGATCGCCCCGCCGCCGTGCTCCTTCATATGCGCAATCTGGTGCTTCATCGCCAGCCAGACACCGGTGACATTGGTGCGCAGCACCGCCTCCCAGTCCTCCTCGCTGACCTCTCCGAGGGGCCCCTGGCCGCGCATGATCCCGGCGTTGTTGACGGCGATGTCCAGTCCGCCGAAGCGGGTGACGGCCTGGTGCACCAGCTCCCGCAGTTGCCCGGAGTCGGTGACATCGGCGGGCACGGCGGCGGCCCGGCCATCGGCGGCCTCGATCAGGCGGACCGTCTCGGCCAGGGTGGATGCGGTGCGCCCGGTGGCCACCACGGAGGCGCCTTCGGCGGCGAAGGCGAGCGCGATGGCACGGCCGAGGCCGGTGCCCGCTCCGGTGACGAGGGCGGTCTTTCCGGTGAAGCGGTTCACCTGATTCTTGCGAGGATGCCCCGGTGTTCACGCCGGGGAGGAATCGCATCCCAGGCCCGCGACGCGGAGCGTCGCCGCGTCGGTCTTCTTCTGTGGGCGCGGAGCGTCCGCCCCAGCTGCCCGGCGAGCCGGGCAATGCGTACATACGTACTGCTGGTCGCCGATCGTGATGAAGGGGCTGGACGACTGGCATGTCTGTCGCATGGTCGCACTATCGTCTGGGTCATGAAGCTGGTGGTGCAGGTGAAGCTGCTGCCGACGCCCGTGCAGGCGGCGGCACTTGAGGCCACCTTGTGTGCCTGCAACCGGGCCGCCGACCAGGCTTCGAGGGTTGCGTACGAGACGGGTGTGACGAGCCGCAACGATCTGCAAAAGGCTGTCTACGCGGATCTGAAGACCCGGTACGCACTGTCCGCGCAGCCCGTGGTGCGGGTGGTGAAGAAAGTCGTGGACGCTTACGCCACCCTGCGCGCGAACCTGAAGACGGGCCGTCTCGGCCCGGCGGACTCGAAGAGGTACCGGAAGGCCACCGGCTCCCCGATCGCCTTCCGGCCGCAGGCGGCCCAGCCCTTCGACGACCGCTGCCTGTCCTGGCAGATGGACGCTCGCACCGTCTCGGTCTGGACCGTCCACGGCCGTCTGAAGAACGTCGGCTTCGCCGCCTCGCCCGACCAGCTCAAGACCCTGGTCGCGTACCGCAAGGGCGAAAGTGACCTGATCTTCCGGGACGGGAAGTGGTTCCTGGCCGCGACCTGTGAGATCCCCGACCCCGAGGTGTTCGAGCCGGTCGACTGGATCGGAGTGGACCGCGGCATCGTCAATCTCGCCACCACCAGCGACAACACCAACTACCAGGGACGGCGCCTGTCCCGTTACCGGCGTTGGCAGGCCCGCAAACGCGCCGAGCTCCAGGCCAGGAAGACCCGCTCGGCCACCCGTCGGCTGGCCCGCCGCGCCAAGAGGGAGCACCGTCATGCCACCCACATGAACCATGTGATCAGCAAGGAGATCGTGTCGGTCGCGCAACGCACCGGTCGCGGGATGGCTGTCGAGGAACTCGGCGGTCCGGGACCGGGTACGGCTACGCCGGGACCAGCGCGGCACGCTCTCTGCCTGGCCTTTCCACCAGTTGGGACAGCACCTCGCTTACAAGGCCCGCCGGGCCGGGGTGCCGTTCCTCGAAGTGGATCCGGCCTATACCTCGCAGCGTTGTCCGCGCTGTGGGCACACCGGTCGGGCCAACCGGCCCGACCGGGACCATTTCCGTTGTCGTCGGTGCGGGCTCGCTGGCCCCGCCGACCTCGTCGCCGGGGTCAACGTGCGCGATCGCGCACGCTCGGCGTGGGTATTCGTCACCATGCCCGTCGCTCCAGGGCACACCCCGGCCTGAAGCGAGATGCGACCCGTGACCGTCCCGTCGTAGGGGGCAGTCGGGAGCGCGACAAGGCGTGAACCACCGAGCCACACAAGCTCGGTCGTTCACGGCCGAGAAGGTGACTGCATGGCTCCTTGAGGAAGAGAGGAGGGACGGGATGGACGGGTCCGCTGGACGCGGAGGTTCAGGGCGGCGACGAGGGCGAGCGCGGCCCCCGTCGCGGCGCGGTGCCGGTGCCGCACGGGGTGTCGGTGACGGTCATCTGTCCCCCAATATTTGACCTATCGTTTTAATATTCGGGCATACGAATGGGCTCTGTCTCACTCCCGTGATCGTGATGTGGTGCGGCTCCGCGCTGGGGGCGGACCGGCTGCTACTTCGGGCCGGAGAGCTCAGGCCCGGAGAGCTCAGGTCGGAGGCGTCAGGCCGTGGCGATCAATCCAGCAATGCCAGCGCCTGTTCCGCGGCGTCCCGCACCCGGGCCGGGTCGTCCGACGCTTTGCCGACCACCCGCAGCCCCTGCATCAGCACGAACAGCATCCGCGCCAGCGCGCGGGGGTCGCGGTCCTCGGGAAGCTCCCCCTGGGCCTGGGCCCGTATCAGTGCGGAGTGCAGCGGGGTCTCCACGTGGTCCCAGCTCAGCTCCACCCGGCGGGCGGCCGCCCGGTCGTGCGGAGCCAGCTCGGCC is a window of Streptomyces violaceusniger Tu 4113 DNA encoding:
- a CDS encoding serine hydrolase domain-containing protein, translated to MNAPTKRPRLRLVMAAAVTVALLGGAAAVPAAATTSAPGAPTAPQAPTAPGSDSSDHRLSEDELRREVARTLEDAGFIGLTVEVRDGHRRIHARAGEAELNTGRPMPYGAHYRAASVTKSFVATVVLQLVAEGRLSLSDPVDTWLPGVVSGNGNDGRRITVRNLLQHTSGIHNYAYSDDTGDSAADFDRTRFDHVSPEQVVAGAMKHRPDFPPAPADDQKPDWNYSNPGYVLAGMIIQKVTGRAWPEEVRERIIRPLGLTGTYEPGDDPRLKAPYAHTYQRFPGSDTWTDTTLRNVSWGGAAGSLITTDRDLDRFFTALLGGRLLPPAQLAEMRRTVPVGPDFEVAFPHAQYGLGMMRQPLSCGGYRWGHGGDLEGATVRTGFTEGGRRSVTISSSGKTADDEQLLRAEAALQRLTDRVLCDGVRPKP
- a CDS encoding transposase, whose amino-acid sequence is MKLVVQVKLLPTPVQAAALEATLCACNRAADQASRVAYETGVTSRNDLQKAVYADLKTRYALSAQPVVRVVKKVVDAYATLRANLKTGRLGPADSKRYRKATGSPIAFRPQAAQPFDDRCLSWQMDARTVSVWTVHGRLKNVGFAASPDQLKTLVAYRKGESDLIFRDGKWFLAATCEIPDPEVFEPVDWIGVDRGIVNLATTSDNTNYQGRRLSRYRRWQARKRAELQARKTRSATRRLARRAKREHRHATHMNHVISKEIVSVAQRTGRGMAVEELGGPGPGTATPGPARHALCLAFPPVGTAPRLQGPPGRGAVPRSGSGLYLAALSALWAHRSGQPARPGPFPLSSVRARWPRRPRRRGQRARSRTLGVGIRHHARRSRAHPGLKRDATRDRPVVGGSRERDKA
- a CDS encoding SDR family NAD(P)-dependent oxidoreductase, with translation MNRFTGKTALVTGAGTGLGRAIALAFAAEGASVVATGRTASTLAETVRLIEAADGRAAAVPADVTDSGQLRELVHQAVTRFGGLDIAVNNAGIMRGQGPLGEVSEEDWEAVLRTNVTGVWLAMKHQIAHMKEHGGGAIVNVSSNLGAHLRVPGLGAYSTSKAAVATLTRAAALDHIHQGIRINAVSPGASDAPMSLRPGETEADRAERMKTENPLGRIAEAEEIAAAVLYLASPAAGSVVGTDLVVDSGSSA